The nucleotide sequence CAAGATTGCAATGGTATCGCTGGCCGTGGTCGGCGCGTTTTTCCTGCTGGTGCTGGCGTCCGCCAGTGGCCTGGTAGCCTCGAACTGGGAAGATGAAGTGGCCGTCAGCTATGCGCCGCCCACCTTCATCGGTGCCGACAAGGACGCGTCCGCGTCCGGTGATGGCGCCATTCCCCTGCCGGACGAGCGCAGCGCACCGACACAAGTCAATGTGCTCGACCCGCTGGCCGACGATATCGCCGAACTGCGCGCCCAGATGGGCAGCAATCCGTCGGCTGGCGTGGAAATGTACGGCGTCACCGACCCGCTGGCCGACGACTTGACGGCCTTGCGCGCCGGCATGGGCAAGACGAAGAAGTTGATCGCGCACAAGGCGGCAACCTTGCCGTTCGGCGCCGACAAGTGGGGCCACGACATTGTCCAGAAAACCATCAAGGGCGGCGAAACGTCGATCGTGGTGGGCCTGGTGGCAGCCTTGCTGGCCGTGGTGCTGGGCACCTTGTTTGGCGCCGTGTCCGGTTACTTTGGCGGCATCGTCGATGATTTCTTCAACTGGTTCTACAGTATTTTCACATCGATTCCGTCCATTCTGATGATACTCACCGTGGCGGCCGTGCTGCAGCAAAAGGGCGTGCTGACCATCGTGCTGATCCTGGGCTTGACGGGCTGGACGGGGCCGTACCGTTTGATCCGCGCCGAATACATCAAGCACAAGGCACGCGAATACGTGATGGCGGCCGACGCCATCGGCGCCTCGCACTGGCGCAAGATGTTTTCCCACATCTTCCCCAACGTGAGCCACGTGGCGCTGGTGCAAATGTCAATTCTGGTGGTGGGCTTCATCAAGGCCGAAGTGATTTTGAGCTTCCTCGGCTTTGGCGTGCCGGTGGGCACCGTGTCGTGGGGCAGCATGCTCAACGAGGCACAAAATGAACTGATCCTGGGCAAATGGTGGCAGCTGACCGCCGCCGCCACGGCGATGGCCGTGCTGGTGACGGCGTTCTCGCTGTTTACCGATGCCTTGCGCGATGCGCTCGACCCCAAAGTGAAATAGGAGTTGCTCATGGACCAGAATAACCTGTTGGAAGTGCGCGACCTGCGCGTCACCTTCCGCCTGGACAAGAAAACCACGTTTGAAGCCGTCAAGGGCATCTCGTTCAACGTGCCGCGCAACTGTACCGTCGCGCTGGTAGGCGAGTCGGGCAGCGGCAAGTCCGTCAGCTCGCTGGCCGTGATGGGCTTGTTGCCGCCAGATAACACCATCATCGATCCCGCGTCCAGCATCCATTTCGGCGGGCGCGACCTGCTCAAACTGTCGATCGCCGAGCGCCGCACCATGTGCGGCAAGGATATTTCGATGATCTTCCAGGAGCCGATGTCGTCGCTGAACCCCGTGTTTACCGTCGGGTTCCAGATCGCTGAAGTGTTGCGCCAGCACATGGGCATGAACCGCAAGCAGGCGCGCGCGCGTACCCTGGAGTTGCTCGACGAAGTGGGCATACCCGATCCCGCCACCAAGATCGACGCCTACCCGAGCCAGATGTCGGGCGGCCAGCAGCAGCGCGTGATGATCGCCATGGCGATTGCCTGCGAACCGAAACTCCTGATCGCGGACGAACCGACGACGGCGCTGGACGTGACGATCCAGAAGCAGATCATGGACTTGATCGCGGCGCTGCAAAAGAAACATCAAATGTCCGTGCTTTTCATTACCCACGACCTGGGCCTGGTGGGAGAAATTGCCGACCAGGTCATCGTCATGCGCCACGGCGAAGTGCGCGAGACGGGCGAGGTGCGCCAGGTGTTCGAGGCGCCGCAGGACAGCTACACCAAAGCGTTGCTGCATTGCCGCCCCTCGCTGGATGAGCGCCCGTGGCGCTTGCCCGTGATTGCCGACTACATGGAAGGCAAGGCGGGCCCCGGCGTGGAAGTGAAACAGCGCACGCGCGGCACGCGCGGCTATACGCCGGGCGACGAGCCCGTGCTGGTGGTGAATAATCTGAGCAAGAGTTTTTATACGCGTGCAGGCCTGTTCGGCAAGCGCGAATTCCAGGCAGTCAAGGACGTGTCATTTACCTTGCCACGCGGGAAGACCTTGGGCGTGGTGGGCGAATCCGGTTCCGGCAAGACGACGGTGGGTCTGACCCTGCTGCGCCTGCATCAGGCCACGGGCGGCACGGCCATGTTCCATGGCAAGGATCTCATTGCCATGCCGAACAAGGAATACCTGCCGTATAAACGCCGCATCCAGATCATCTTCCAGAATCCGTATGCCTCGCTCAATCCCCGTTTTACGGTGGGACAGATCCTGCTCGAACCGATGCGCATCCACAAGATTGGCGCGAATGACCAGGAACGCATCGCCAAGGCTTACTGGCTGTTGGAGAAGGTGGGATTGCCGGAACAGGCTTTCCACCGCTATCCGCACGAGTTTTCCGGCGGCCAACGCCAGCGCATCGCCATTGCCCGCTGCCTCACCATGCAGCCGGAAATTCTGGTGTGCGACGAATCCGTGTCGGCGCTGGACGTGTCGGTGCAGGCGCAAGTACTCAACCTGTTGCAGGATTTGCAGGATGAATTTGGCTTGTCGTACATCTTCATTTCGCACGATTTGTCTGTGGTCAAATACATCGCCGACCAGGTGATGGTGATGCACAAGGGGCAAGTGGTGGAACTGGCCGATTCGG is from Janthinobacterium sp. 61 and encodes:
- a CDS encoding ABC transporter ATP-binding protein produces the protein MDQNNLLEVRDLRVTFRLDKKTTFEAVKGISFNVPRNCTVALVGESGSGKSVSSLAVMGLLPPDNTIIDPASSIHFGGRDLLKLSIAERRTMCGKDISMIFQEPMSSLNPVFTVGFQIAEVLRQHMGMNRKQARARTLELLDEVGIPDPATKIDAYPSQMSGGQQQRVMIAMAIACEPKLLIADEPTTALDVTIQKQIMDLIAALQKKHQMSVLFITHDLGLVGEIADQVIVMRHGEVRETGEVRQVFEAPQDSYTKALLHCRPSLDERPWRLPVIADYMEGKAGPGVEVKQRTRGTRGYTPGDEPVLVVNNLSKSFYTRAGLFGKREFQAVKDVSFTLPRGKTLGVVGESGSGKTTVGLTLLRLHQATGGTAMFHGKDLIAMPNKEYLPYKRRIQIIFQNPYASLNPRFTVGQILLEPMRIHKIGANDQERIAKAYWLLEKVGLPEQAFHRYPHEFSGGQRQRIAIARCLTMQPEILVCDESVSALDVSVQAQVLNLLQDLQDEFGLSYIFISHDLSVVKYIADQVMVMHKGQVVELADSDELYRNPVHPYTRTLLSAIPKGVQL
- a CDS encoding ABC transporter permease is translated as MSKPHTSPGLWALAWRRLRGDKIAMVSLAVVGAFFLLVLASASGLVASNWEDEVAVSYAPPTFIGADKDASASGDGAIPLPDERSAPTQVNVLDPLADDIAELRAQMGSNPSAGVEMYGVTDPLADDLTALRAGMGKTKKLIAHKAATLPFGADKWGHDIVQKTIKGGETSIVVGLVAALLAVVLGTLFGAVSGYFGGIVDDFFNWFYSIFTSIPSILMILTVAAVLQQKGVLTIVLILGLTGWTGPYRLIRAEYIKHKAREYVMAADAIGASHWRKMFSHIFPNVSHVALVQMSILVVGFIKAEVILSFLGFGVPVGTVSWGSMLNEAQNELILGKWWQLTAAATAMAVLVTAFSLFTDALRDALDPKVK